In Zingiber officinale cultivar Zhangliang chromosome 8B, Zo_v1.1, whole genome shotgun sequence, a single genomic region encodes these proteins:
- the LOC122014974 gene encoding probably inactive leucine-rich repeat receptor-like protein kinase At5g48380: MVQLNNGEYISPLSLYLAMEKGVRRNLLSVPMKCRRFVPILQILIWFSLNYICYGTLTDIECLRRFRGSVNDPQHNVFDSWSFDNTTDGSICKFAGVECWHPDESRILNLHLSYMGLQGQFPSGLENCTSLIALNLSGNNFSGSIPSDIDKRVSFVTSLDLSFNSFSGAIPPSLSNCRYLNSLKLQHNQLSGLIPWELGRLNRLTDFDVSNNQLTGPIPSFENAYSAMSFLGNLGLCGRPLDGCAGSSKKSNAGVIIGSAVAGVVITIIIGGVVLYFCMRRMPIKKKEKDIEEDKWAKSINGVKGVKVSMFEKSLSKMKLSDLMKATNDFSKDNMIGAGRTGTLYKATLPDGTFLAIKRLQDSQKSEKQFVSEMATLGNVRHQNLVPLLGYCIAKKEKLLVYKYMPMGTLHDQLHDSASQGKSLEWPTRLK; encoded by the exons ATGGTGCAGCTGAATAATGGTGAATATATTAGTCCTCTGTCTCTCTACTTAGCTATGGAAAAGGGAGTAAGAAGAAATTTGCTATCTGTGCCCATGAAGTGTAGACGCTTTGTTCCTATTCTTCAGATACTAATTTGGTTTTCACTCAATTATATATGTTATGGTACTCTGACCGACATTGAATGCTTAAGAAGGTTCAGGGGTTCTGTAAACGACCCTCAACACAATGTATTTGATTCGTGGAGTTTTGACAACACAACAGATGGGTCTATATGCAAGTTTGCTGGTGTTGAGTGTTGGCATCCTGATGAAAGCAGAATCCTCAATCTTCATCTTTCCTACATGGGACTCCAAGGCCAGTTCCCATCAGGACTTGAGAATTGTACGAGTCTGATTGCGCTTAACCTATCAGGCAATAACTTTTCTGGATCTATTCCTTCTGATATTGACAAAAGGGTATCTTTTGTCACAAGCCTTGATCTTTCATTCAATAGTTTCTCAGGTGCAATTCCTCCCAGCCTTTCTAATTGCCGCTATCTTAATTCCCTCAAGCTCCAGCATAATCAATTGAGTGGACTCATTCCTTGGGAATTAGGCCGCCTCAATAGACTGACAGACTTTGATGTTTCTAACAATCAGTTAACTGGTCCAATCCCatcattt GAGAATGCCTATTCAGCAATGAGCTTTTTAGGCAACCTTGGACTATGTGGACGACCATTGGATGGATGTGCAGGGAGTTCAAAGAAGTCCAATGCTGGGGTAATTATAGGCTCAGCTGTGGCCGGTGTTGTTATAACCATCATTATTGGTGGGGTGGTTTTGTATTTTTGCATGCGGAGAATGCCTatcaagaaaaaagaaaaggacaTAGAAGAAGACAAGTGGGCGAAGTCTATAAACGGAGTTAAAGGTGTCAAG GTGTCTATGTTTGAGAAATCTTTGTCAAAGATGAAGTTGAGTGATCTCATGAAAGCAACAAATGATTTCAGCAAAGATAATATGATTGGTGCTGGTAGAACTGGGACTCTGTACAAGGCAACACTTCCAGATGGCACTTTTCTTGCTATCAAAAGATTGCAGGACTCGCAGAAATCTGAAAAGCAGTTTGTATCAGAGATGGCGACACTTGGAAATGTTCGGCATCAAAACTTGGTTCCACTTTTGGGTTATTGCATTGCCAAAAAAGAGAAGCTCTTGGTTTACAAGTACATGCCCATGGGGACCCTCCATGATCAGCTGCATGATTCTGCTTCACAAGGGAAAAGTTTAGAATGGCCAACAAGACTGAAGTAA